One Schistocerca cancellata isolate TAMUIC-IGC-003103 chromosome 1, iqSchCanc2.1, whole genome shotgun sequence genomic region harbors:
- the LOC126167496 gene encoding uncharacterized protein LOC126167496: protein MDRDNKERLEAMNKDNKERLEAMNKDNKQRLEAMNRDNKERDRENKERLEANKERLEAMDRDNKERDRETKERLEANKERLEAMDKGNKEAMRKLHTVIDERLSTVNNRLDEGEKNLDALKQVCDAVKEKANNLEVRVSAIESDIPERRDVLPDERIKEIVEDLLADKQGALDSMEAQVTRQEVALN, encoded by the coding sequence atggatagagataataaggaaagattggaagcgatgaataaagataataaggaaagattggaagcgatgaataaagataataagcaaagattagaagcgatgaatagagataataaggagagagatagggagaataaggaaagattggaagcaaataaggaaagattggaagcgatggatagagataataaggagagagatagggagactaaggaaagattggaagcaaataaggaaagattggaggcaatggataagggaaataaagaggcaatgaggaagctacacacagttatcgatgagcgtctgtccacagttaataatcggttagatgagggggagaagaatctggatgcattgaagcaagtatgtgatgccgtgaaagaaaaagccaataatttggaggtacgagtaagtgcaatagagagcgatattccagaacgtagggacgtgttgccggatgagcgaatcaaagagatagtggaggacttacttgcagataaacaaggggcattagacagcatggaagctcaagtcacccggcaggaagtggcgctaaattaa